A portion of the Staphylococcus felis genome contains these proteins:
- the cudC gene encoding choline uptake/conversion transcriptional regulator CudC, with protein sequence MVRHSSYASQLDEAKDIVINSIAETMDLYGINRSVGNLYGTMLFEESMTLDEMRQELQMSKPSMSSGVKKLQEFDIVKQRFTRGSRKQHFEAEKDFFEFFSNFFPQKWKRESKINMAALRESEAIIDCIINADDVDDETKEEAIEIKKHMEHSRIYYQWLDSISEAVKTGEIFKYFPIPELDQNH encoded by the coding sequence ATGGTACGTCATTCTTCTTATGCATCGCAACTCGATGAAGCTAAAGATATTGTCATTAATTCTATTGCTGAAACAATGGATCTTTATGGTATTAACCGAAGTGTCGGAAACTTATACGGTACAATGTTATTTGAAGAGAGTATGACCTTAGATGAGATGCGTCAAGAACTACAAATGAGTAAACCTAGTATGAGTTCTGGAGTCAAAAAATTACAAGAATTTGACATCGTGAAGCAACGTTTTACAAGAGGGAGTCGTAAACAGCATTTCGAAGCTGAAAAAGACTTTTTTGAGTTTTTCAGTAATTTTTTCCCTCAAAAATGGAAACGCGAAAGTAAAATTAATATGGCAGCTTTGAGAGAATCAGAAGCCATTATCGATTGTATTATCAATGCTGATGATGTAGACGACGAAACAAAAGAAGAAGCCATTGAAATTAAAAAGCATATGGAACACTCTCGCATCTATTATCAATGGCTTGATTCGATTAGTGAAGCTGTGAAAACTGGTGAAATATTTAAATATTTTCCGATTCCTGAGCTCGACCAAAATCATTAA
- the betB gene encoding betaine-aldehyde dehydrogenase yields the protein MELVKNLSRRQFIDGEWVDSSNKATRKIINPYNQEVIIEVAEGTTEDVERAILAARRSFDDGEYANETGEVKGQKVRAIADKIKEHREELAKLETLDTGKTLEESYADMDDIHNVFMYFAGLADKDGGEIVNSPIPNTESKIVKEPIGVVTQITPWNYPLLQASWKIAPALATGCSIVMKPSEITPLTTIRVFELMEEVGFPKGVINLVLGAGSDIGDIMSTHKDIDLVSFTGGIQTGKRIMKQAADHVTNIALELGGKNPNVIFDDADFDLAVDQALNGGLFHAGQVCSAGSRIIVHNAIKADFEKALLARIKNIKMGNGFDDNTELGPLISAEHRDKVESYMDIAKEEGATIAIGGKRPDREDLKDGFFFEPTVITNCDTSMRIVQEEVFGPVVTIEGFDTEEEAIRLANDSIYGLAGGVFTQDIGKANRVANKLRMGTVWINDFHPYFAQAPWGGYKQSGIGRELGHHGLEEYLETKHILMNTNPEPVNWFGKQ from the coding sequence ATGGAACTTGTAAAAAATTTATCTCGTCGTCAGTTTATTGATGGTGAGTGGGTGGACAGTAGCAATAAAGCCACACGCAAAATTATAAACCCTTACAATCAAGAAGTAATTATAGAAGTAGCAGAAGGAACGACTGAAGATGTTGAGCGCGCTATTTTAGCTGCAAGACGTTCTTTTGATGACGGCGAATATGCTAATGAAACAGGCGAAGTCAAAGGTCAAAAAGTACGCGCAATTGCAGATAAAATTAAAGAACATCGCGAAGAACTTGCAAAACTTGAAACATTAGACACAGGTAAGACACTTGAAGAATCATACGCAGATATGGATGATATCCATAATGTATTCATGTATTTTGCAGGATTAGCTGATAAAGATGGTGGTGAGATTGTTAATTCACCAATTCCAAACACAGAAAGTAAAATTGTCAAAGAGCCAATCGGAGTTGTGACACAAATCACGCCATGGAATTATCCTTTACTCCAAGCATCTTGGAAAATTGCACCAGCTCTTGCAACAGGATGTTCAATCGTGATGAAACCGAGTGAGATTACACCACTTACAACGATTCGAGTTTTTGAATTAATGGAAGAAGTCGGTTTTCCAAAAGGCGTTATCAATCTTGTATTAGGTGCTGGATCTGATATTGGAGACATTATGTCAACGCATAAAGACATTGACCTTGTATCGTTCACAGGTGGTATTCAAACAGGTAAACGTATCATGAAGCAAGCAGCTGATCATGTCACAAACATCGCATTAGAGCTAGGAGGTAAAAATCCAAATGTTATCTTTGACGATGCAGATTTCGATTTAGCAGTAGACCAAGCATTGAATGGTGGATTATTCCATGCAGGTCAAGTATGTTCAGCAGGATCACGTATTATTGTTCATAATGCCATTAAAGCAGACTTTGAAAAAGCACTACTAGCACGCATCAAAAATATTAAGATGGGTAATGGTTTTGATGATAATACGGAGCTAGGACCATTAATTTCTGCAGAGCACCGCGATAAAGTAGAAAGCTATATGGATATCGCCAAAGAAGAAGGCGCTACAATTGCAATAGGTGGTAAACGTCCAGATCGTGAAGATTTAAAAGACGGTTTCTTCTTTGAACCAACAGTCATTACTAATTGTGATACGTCTATGCGTATTGTCCAAGAAGAAGTGTTCGGCCCAGTTGTAACAATTGAAGGCTTTGATACAGAAGAGGAAGCAATTAGACTTGCAAATGATTCCATTTATGGACTAGCAGGTGGCGTTTTTACTCAAGACATTGGTAAAGCCAACCGTGTTGCCAATAAATTGCGTATGGGAACAGTTTGGATTAATGATTTCCATCCATATTTTGCCCAAGCACCATGGGGTGGCTACAAGCAATCAGGTATCGGTCGTGAGTTAGGTCACCATGGTTTAGAAGAATATTTAGAAACAAAACACATCTTAATGAATACTAACCCAGAGCCAGTGAATTGGTTTGGCAAACAATAA